Part of the Streptomyces sp. NBC_01353 genome, GAGCAGCACCACGGCGAAACCGGCGGCGGCACGTGCTTCCGAGGGCCAGCCCGTGTCGTGGACGGAGCCGGCCGAGTGGTACTCCGGCGGTACGAAGGGGAGTTCCATGAAGGGGACGGTAGGGCGGAGCGGGTGGTCCGGCCCAGTGTCTTTACGGACCCTCTGTGCGGCGGCGGGGAGCCTTGACGTACTGCTGCGGGCCCGGTCACGTAGGGGACGTACTCGCGGCTCAGCCGGAAGCCGGCGGTCCAGGCGAGGAGCCGGCTGGGCCGGTTGTCGCGGGAGCAGGTCCAGCCGGCCCGATGCCCGCGCCGCGCGGTGTCCGTGGTCAGCCCGGTGACACAGGCCAGGGCCAGGTGCTGCCGACGCTGGTCGGGGGCGGTGGCGCAGGGGATGTCCTCGTAACGGCTGCCGAGGAACCGTGTCCACGCGACTGCCAGGATCCGCCCCTTGCGGAACGCTGCCCAGCCGAGTCCGGAGGCGGCGAGGGGCGCGGGAACGCCCCAACTCCCGTGGATCCAGGCCATGCCGGGGTCGAGCGCGGCGAGCGCCGGGGCGTCCTCGGCGCGCAGTCGCCGGACGGTGACCCCGCGCGGGAGCCGGGGCGTGGTGGGCTCGGCTCGGTGGATGTAGAGCATGCGCTCCCACGGGACGAGCCGGTCGAAGGCGGCGCCGAGCGTCGACAGGAAGCCGTCGGGCGCCTCCTGACCGAGGCGATGGGCGGCACGCTCGTCCCCGAGGACATGCCAGGTGGCGGCCTGACGATGGTGGTCTCGCTGCCGGTCGCCGACAGCGTCCCGGGGTTACGGCTCCAGGCTCGGTCGCGGGCGGTGGACTGACCGATCGAGCCGGATCGGGGCGACCGAGTCCCTCACGCCGGGGTCGGCGCCCCGGAAAGGCCCTGCTTGACCTGACGGGTGACGTCGTCGGCGAGGATCTCCGGCAGGCCCTTCTCGATGCCGTCCAAGGCCTGGGCGGCGACCTCGGCGGGGTCGACCTTCTGCTCGGCGGGGACGCGGGCCGCCATGTCGGTGTCCATGTACGCGACGTGCAGCGCCGACACGGTGATGCCCCGGGGTGCCAGCTCCTCGCGGGCCGCGTCGGTCTGCGCCCATGCGGCCGCCTTGGCCGCCGCGTACGAGCCGAGGCCCGCCGGGTGGAACCAGGACAGGACGGACAGGACGTTCAGCACGGCGCCGCCGCCGTTGTTCTCGATGACCGGAGCGAAGGCCCGCGTCACGACCAGCGGCCCGAAGAAGTTCGTCTCCATCTCCAGCCGCACCGCGTCCAGGTCGCCCGAGAGCAGCGGGTTGCCGGTGGAGATCCCGGCGTTGTTGACCAGCAGCGTGGCGTCGGATGCGATGCGGGCCGCCGCGCGGACCGACTCCTCGTCGGTCACGTCCAGGCGCAGCGGGACGACGCCCGCCAGATCCACGGTCTCGGGCCGCCGCGCCGCCGCGTACACCTTCGCCCCGCGCCGCACCAGCTGCTCTGCCAGATGACGCCCCAGCCCCCGGTTCGCCCCGGTGACCAGTGCGACCGCGTTCGTCAGTTCCATGTCTGCTCCCAGCGTTGCGGGGCGGCCCTGGTGAGGTCCGCCAATTAGATTACGTAAGCAATCTAAACCGTACACTAGAATAGATGCCAAGCGACATCCAAATGTGGAGGTGCCCGATGGGCCGCGTATCGCAGGCGCAAGCACAGGAGAACCGCCGGCGGGTCGTCGAAACCGCCTCCCGCCTCTTCCGGGAGCAGGGGACGCACGTCAGCGTCGCCGACCTCATGAAGGAGGCCGGTCTCACCCACGGCGGCTTCTACAAGCAGTTCGCCTCCAAGGAGGCGCTGATCGACGAGGCCACGGCCCACGCGTTCGCCGAACTCGCCCAGCGCCGTACGGCGGGATCGGAGCGGTACGCCGGGCAGCGTGAGGCCGCCCAGCGGGCGTTGATCGAGGCGTACCTCTCCGTCGAGCACCGCGACGACCTGGCGGACGGCTGCCCCGCCGCCGCGCTCGCCACCGACATGGCGCGCGGCCTGAGCGCTCAGGAGGCGGGCCGGGTGTACAGCGAGGGGGTGAGCGACTTCGCGGAGTCGCTCACCACCGAGCACGAGGACGGCATCACCCGCCTGTGCACGATGGTCGGCGCACTCGTCCTGTCCCGCGCCACCAAGGGCTCCCCCCTCTCCGAGGAGATCCTCACCGCCGCCCGCGCGGCCTTGACGGAAGCCGACTGACTGGTCGCGCTCATGGTCCGCCGAGAGCGAGGCGGCGCGCAGCCGTCGGAGGGCGGCGCGGCGTCACCGTCCGTGGAGAGCGCCGCGACCGTCGGTGGAGTGCGCCGACAGCCTTTCGGCGGCGCCCGCAAGCGTGTGCGGCGTAACGTCGTCCTTGTGGACTTCACTGCGGACAGTCTCGTGTCCCGCGCCGCGCGTGAGCTCAGCCTGCGAGCAGATCAGCTGATCCAAGACGTGGAGCGGGCCCTGCGACGTGACGTTCCAGAGGTGTGGGCGCACGCGGACGTCGACGCGGCGCAGAACGTCGCCGAGCATGTGCTGGCCGCCTTGGACGGCCTCGAGCGCGGCATCGAGCCGAATCGCATCGAATCTCCGTCCGCCAACCAGGAGCGCGCCCGCCGGCTGGCCCGGCACGGGACGCCCGTCAGCGTGATGCTGCGCGCCTTCCGCATCGGGCAGGGCGTCGTTCTCGACGGGATGCTGGTGGAGCTGCCCCGGCTGACCGGCGACGCCGCGCTGGTCAGCGCGGCCGCGCGCAAGCTGATCGCGACGATGACCGGGTACGTCGACCTCGCGTCCGAGTACGGCGTCGCGGCCTACCAGGAAGAGCGGGACCGACGTCTGCAAGGGCGGTTGTCGATGGTGAACGAGGCGAGTATGCGCATCGGCACCACACTGGACATCGCCCGCACCACCCAGGAACTGGCGGACTTCGCCATCGCGCATTTCGCCGACCTCGTCACCGTCGACCTGCTCGACTCGGTGCTCCGCGGACACGACACCCCGATGGAGCCCCCTCTCGCGCTCCGACGGGCCGCTCAGCGCTCGGTGGTCGACGGCGCCCCGGAGACGACGATCCGACCGCAGCAGCTCTTCATCTGCGCGGACGGTACGCCGTCGGCCCGCGCCCTGATCACGGGTCGACCCTCGCGTCACCACCTCGACACCGGTGGGTCGGCAACCTCTGAGCCGGGCACCGGTGTCGACGGCGACGCAAGCCACTCGACGCTCGTGGTGCCGCTGCGGGCCAGGGACTCCACGCTGGGCGTCGCGCAGTTCGTCCGCCACCGCGATCGCGGCTTCTACGACGACGAAGACCTGCTCCTCGCCCAGGAGATCGCCGCCAGGGCGGCGGTGGCCGTCGACAACGCCCGCCGGTACACGCACGCGCGAGCCGCCGCCCTCACCCTGCAGCGCAGCCTGCTCCCGCATGACACCGCGGAGCAGTCGGCCGTGGAGGTGGCCTTCCGTTACCTGCCCGCCGGCGCCCAGGCGGGTGTGGGCGGCGACTGGTACGACGTCATCCCACTGTCCGGAGCCCGCGTCGCGCTCGTGGTGGGCGACGTCGTCGGCCACGGCATCCACGCCGCCGCCACCATGGGGCGGCTGCGGACCGCCGTACGCACCCTCGCCGACGTCGACCTGCCGCCCGACGAACTCCTCACGCACCTCGACGACGTCGTCCTGCGCCTGTCGGCCGAAGCCGTGCCCGACGCCGCGCCGGACGGGGAAGCCGACCCCGACGCCGACCTGGACGCCGACGCGGACGCCGACCTGGACGCCGACTCGGACGAAGGCGCCGACCAAGCCGGCGACAGCGAATCCGCAGGGGACATCGGAGCCACCTGTCTCTACGCCGTCTACGACCCCGTCACCCGCCAGTGCACCCTCGCCCGCGCGGGGCACCCGCCACCCGCCCTGGTTGCCCCGGACGGCACCGTGGAAATCCTCGACCTGCCGCCAGGCCCTCCGCTGGGCCTGGGCGGCCTGCCCTTCGAGGCCGCCGAGTTCGACCTGCCCGAGGGCAGCCTCCTCGCCCTCTACACCGACGGCCTGATCGAAGCCCGCGACCGTGACATCGAGACGGGCCTCGCCCTCCTCCGTCGAACGCTCGCCCAGCCCGCTCCCTCCCTGGAGCACACCTGCGACAGCGTGCTCGAAGCACTGCTGCCGCCACGTCCGGACGACGACGTCGCACTGCTCATCGCCCGCACCCGCACCCTCGGTGACCGCCAGTTCGCCGACTGGGACGTGGAGGCCGAACCCGCCGCCGTCTCCAAGGCCCGGTCGAACGTCACCCGGCAACTGAGCAGTTGGGGGCTGGAAGAGCTCGCCTTCACCGCCGAACTGGTGGTCAGCGAACTAGTCACCAACGCCATCCGCTACGGCCGACCCCCCATCCGGCTGCGCCTCATCCACGACCGCGCCCTCATGTGCGAGGTCTCCGACACCAGCAGCACCACCCCGCACCTGCGCCGCGCCGCCGTCTCCGACGAGGGTGGCCGCGGCCTGTTCCTGGTCGCCCAGCTCGCCGAGCGGTGGGGAACACGTCACGCCCGTCAGGGCAAGACGGTGTGGGCCGAGCTGTCCGAGTCCGCCGGATTCCCCGTGTGGGACTCGGTGTAGCGCTCGGCCCCGGGACTCGGTCTCAGGGCTCGGATCGGTGGATCACCTGCGTGTATGGGTGCGCCGTTCGTCGGCTTCGTCGTCGTTTATCCGTTCGTTCGCCGCACTGACGCACTGACGCACTGACGCACTGACGCACTGACGCACTGACGCACCGAGGTTGCCGCGACCAAGCCCGTGGGCCGGGTTCCCCAGAGAAGCAATGCGCGGTCCAACCGGGCACGCATCCTGGCCACGGCCCGCCAGGAGCTGGGACGGAACCCGGATCTCACCCGTCGGGCACTTCCCGAACAAGCCCCACCTCGCGGAGTCGTTCGTGGAGGTCTCCTCGCTCGCCGACCCCGAGTGGATGATCGAGATCGAGGCGATCGGGCTCGTCCGGTGAGGTCGAGCGGCACCGCCGGGGGATCGGGGGTCGGGCCGAAGACGGGTCCCGCCTCCGGCCGACGTCCCGCCCGGCCCCAACCGCCCGGCAGCGGAACGGCGCCCCGCCGCACTCCGTACGTGCGCCTGCTCCGCGCCCTGGCCCGCCGGGCCGGCCGCCACCACTAGGGAGTTCACGGGTCCGGGAGGGTCGTCCGCGTGGTCGCGGTCGGCCCTGCCGGGCCGATTTCTACCTTGGCCGGTTTCCCCCTTGTCGCGGATCTCTGGGGGGCCTGTCTGTCGCGAGTAAGGATAGGCTAACCTACCCTCCGTGCAAGC contains:
- a CDS encoding GNAT family N-acetyltransferase — protein: MHRAEPTTPRLPRGVTVRRLRAEDAPALAALDPGMAWIHGSWGVPAPLAASGLGWAAFRKGRILAVAWTRFLGSRYEDIPCATAPDQRRQHLALACVTGLTTDTARRGHRAGWTCSRDNRPSRLLAWTAGFRLSREYVPYVTGPAAVRQGSPPPHRGSVKTLGRTTRSALPSPSWNSPSYRRSTTRPAPSTTRAGPRKHVPPPVSPWCCSPCPSPSRPGTAR
- a CDS encoding SDR family oxidoreductase; this encodes MELTNAVALVTGANRGLGRHLAEQLVRRGAKVYAAARRPETVDLAGVVPLRLDVTDEESVRAAARIASDATLLVNNAGISTGNPLLSGDLDAVRLEMETNFFGPLVVTRAFAPVIENNGGGAVLNVLSVLSWFHPAGLGSYAAAKAAAWAQTDAAREELAPRGITVSALHVAYMDTDMAARVPAEQKVDPAEVAAQALDGIEKGLPEILADDVTRQVKQGLSGAPTPA
- a CDS encoding TetR/AcrR family transcriptional regulator, which encodes MGRVSQAQAQENRRRVVETASRLFREQGTHVSVADLMKEAGLTHGGFYKQFASKEALIDEATAHAFAELAQRRTAGSERYAGQREAAQRALIEAYLSVEHRDDLADGCPAAALATDMARGLSAQEAGRVYSEGVSDFAESLTTEHEDGITRLCTMVGALVLSRATKGSPLSEEILTAARAALTEAD
- a CDS encoding SpoIIE family protein phosphatase, translated to MDFTADSLVSRAARELSLRADQLIQDVERALRRDVPEVWAHADVDAAQNVAEHVLAALDGLERGIEPNRIESPSANQERARRLARHGTPVSVMLRAFRIGQGVVLDGMLVELPRLTGDAALVSAAARKLIATMTGYVDLASEYGVAAYQEERDRRLQGRLSMVNEASMRIGTTLDIARTTQELADFAIAHFADLVTVDLLDSVLRGHDTPMEPPLALRRAAQRSVVDGAPETTIRPQQLFICADGTPSARALITGRPSRHHLDTGGSATSEPGTGVDGDASHSTLVVPLRARDSTLGVAQFVRHRDRGFYDDEDLLLAQEIAARAAVAVDNARRYTHARAAALTLQRSLLPHDTAEQSAVEVAFRYLPAGAQAGVGGDWYDVIPLSGARVALVVGDVVGHGIHAAATMGRLRTAVRTLADVDLPPDELLTHLDDVVLRLSAEAVPDAAPDGEADPDADLDADADADLDADSDEGADQAGDSESAGDIGATCLYAVYDPVTRQCTLARAGHPPPALVAPDGTVEILDLPPGPPLGLGGLPFEAAEFDLPEGSLLALYTDGLIEARDRDIETGLALLRRTLAQPAPSLEHTCDSVLEALLPPRPDDDVALLIARTRTLGDRQFADWDVEAEPAAVSKARSNVTRQLSSWGLEELAFTAELVVSELVTNAIRYGRPPIRLRLIHDRALMCEVSDTSSTTPHLRRAAVSDEGGRGLFLVAQLAERWGTRHARQGKTVWAELSESAGFPVWDSV